The following are encoded together in the Coffea arabica cultivar ET-39 chromosome 1c, Coffea Arabica ET-39 HiFi, whole genome shotgun sequence genome:
- the LOC140005256 gene encoding uncharacterized protein produces MNDFTDCISSSGLKPVTATGSRFTWTGIHQGRHVWKRLDRVLMNAAWQQQFPNTILHYLNRVTSDHSPLLVNNANDRARGRGSFKFQHMWIRHSNFLNVAKHNWAQPMEGYGMFLFAQKLKWLEWALGERNRQVFGNIFDNTSVAEEQVGQKEIRLEEEDTNQMREQWSLAKATLLKCLIDEETFWQQKAHVKWLREGDSNTRYFHSALLDKRAKLTIHQIKNSLVDEQAAQSLLQNIPLLVTEVTNDRLLQELTLQSLLYPLLGYNKRRYFFKQLENSCAESPSRKALEVLI; encoded by the exons ATGAATGATTTCACGGATTGCATTTCTTCTAGTGGGTTAAAACCTGTGACGGCCACTGGGAGTCGATTTACTTGGACAGGTATTCACCAAGGTCGACATGTCTGGAAACGCCTGGATAGAGTCCTAATGAATGCAGCATGGCAGCAGCAGTTTCCCAATACGATACTCCACTACCTCAACAGGGTAACATCTGACCATAGCCCTCTATTGGTGAATAATGCAAATGATCGTGCAAGGGGAAGGGGATCTTTTAAGTTCCAACACATGTGGATTCGACACTCGAATTTCTTGAATGTGGCAAAGCACAATTGGGCGCAACCCATGGAAGGCTATGGCATGTTTCTCTTCGCGCAAAAGCTGAAATGGTTGGAATGGGCCCTAGGTGAACGGAACAGGCAAGTATTCGGGAACATTTTTGACAATACCTCGGTAGCGGAAGAGCAAGTCGGGCAAAAGGAGATTCGGCTAGAGGAGGAAGACACAAACCAGATGAGAGAACAATGGAGTCTCGCTAAAGCCACCTTACTTAAGTGCCTGATTGATGAGGAGACTTTCTGGCAACaaaaggcacacgtcaaatgGCTACGAGAGGGAGACTCTAACACACGGTACTTCCACTCTGCGCTTCTCGATAAGCGGGCCAAACTCACCATCCACCAAATCAAAAATTCGCTAG TTGATGAGCAAGCTGCTCAAAGCTTATTGCAGAATATTCCACTTTTGGTAACCGAGGTGACAAATGACAGGCTCTTGCAGGAACTTACCTTACAGTCTCTTCTTTACCCACTGCTGGGATATAATAAGAGGCGATATTTTTTCAAGCAGCTAGAGAATTCATGTGCGGAGTCCCCATCCCGAAAAGCATTGGAAGTACTCATATAG